One stretch of Roseimicrobium sp. ORNL1 DNA includes these proteins:
- the dnaX gene encoding DNA polymerase III subunit gamma/tau translates to MSYQVFARKYRPRTFDDVLGQEHVVRTLRNAIAQNRLAHAYLFVGPRGTGKTSTARIFAKALNCPGGPKVDFDPDNELCIEIEKGICLDVREIDGASNNGVEQVRELREEVKFAPSRCRFKIYYIDEVHMLSTAAFNALLKTLEEPPEHVKFIFATTEAHKVLPTIISRCQRFDLRRIPTSLIAKHLLHIASLENVKLSEKAAYAIAKGAEGGMRDAQSMLDQLVAFCGESIGEQDVLDIFGFTQGETVANLALRVLERDTVGALQELHTQAEGGKDLARLLGDLIQHLRTVLVHQVDPAAAEEDLSPEVAAMTRAQAAMVDADRLLRVMDELAEVDARMRWAGNKLLHLELGLIQAVQTLGEVTLSDVIVAMNDGSGGANLAPTQPRRAAVPVAPAPAATISAAPAPVPTPVQAAPAPAPAPVPTPAPVQPVSAAPQPAPAPAAVPAPVPQAAPAPAAPAPVEEAAPAPAAAAALPIPETLEEAWKHILEAVHQNYPLYEEWLLHGALLEVSGQTAKIGLPTTESMARESLLRPASKAKVEECITKVLQRPLKMEVVLDPSLKPPPATEMTFGLNFGDSAPPPPKEAPAAAAPAPETPKEPEGVAADPEFYNDPLIQAAIVKFKATLVK, encoded by the coding sequence GTGAGTTACCAGGTTTTCGCCCGCAAATATCGCCCGCGCACGTTTGATGACGTGCTGGGTCAGGAGCATGTCGTCCGCACGCTGAGGAATGCCATCGCGCAGAACCGTCTGGCGCATGCCTATCTCTTCGTGGGCCCCCGCGGCACGGGGAAGACCTCCACGGCGCGCATCTTTGCCAAGGCCCTGAACTGCCCCGGCGGTCCGAAGGTGGACTTCGACCCGGACAACGAGCTCTGCATCGAGATTGAAAAAGGCATCTGCCTCGACGTGCGTGAGATCGACGGTGCCAGCAACAACGGCGTGGAGCAGGTCCGCGAGCTGCGCGAGGAGGTAAAATTCGCCCCCAGCCGCTGCCGCTTCAAGATCTACTACATTGACGAGGTGCACATGCTGAGCACCGCCGCCTTCAACGCGCTGCTGAAGACGCTCGAGGAGCCGCCGGAGCACGTGAAGTTCATCTTCGCCACCACGGAGGCGCACAAGGTCCTGCCCACGATCATCAGCCGCTGCCAGCGGTTTGATTTGCGACGCATCCCCACCAGCCTGATCGCAAAGCACCTGCTGCACATCGCTTCGCTGGAAAATGTGAAACTCAGTGAGAAGGCAGCCTACGCCATCGCCAAGGGTGCCGAGGGCGGCATGCGCGATGCCCAGTCCATGCTGGACCAGCTCGTGGCCTTTTGCGGCGAGAGCATTGGCGAGCAGGACGTGCTGGACATCTTCGGCTTCACCCAGGGTGAGACCGTGGCCAATCTGGCGCTGCGTGTGCTGGAACGCGACACCGTAGGCGCCCTGCAGGAACTGCACACGCAGGCCGAAGGAGGCAAGGATCTGGCGCGCCTGCTGGGGGATCTCATCCAGCATCTGCGCACCGTGCTGGTGCATCAGGTGGACCCCGCCGCTGCGGAGGAGGATCTCTCTCCCGAAGTCGCCGCCATGACGCGCGCCCAGGCCGCCATGGTCGATGCCGACCGTCTGCTCCGTGTGATGGACGAACTCGCCGAGGTGGATGCCCGCATGCGATGGGCAGGCAACAAGCTGCTGCATCTCGAACTCGGCCTCATCCAGGCCGTGCAGACGCTCGGCGAAGTGACCCTCAGCGATGTCATCGTGGCCATGAACGATGGCAGCGGTGGCGCGAATCTCGCCCCGACGCAACCGCGACGCGCCGCCGTGCCCGTGGCTCCTGCACCGGCCGCGACGATCAGTGCGGCACCTGCGCCAGTTCCCACGCCTGTGCAAGCTGCACCTGCGCCAGCGCCTGCCCCCGTACCGACTCCCGCTCCTGTACAACCCGTGAGCGCGGCCCCGCAGCCCGCGCCCGCACCTGCCGCTGTTCCCGCTCCTGTCCCGCAGGCTGCACCGGCACCCGCTGCTCCCGCTCCCGTGGAGGAAGCTGCACCTGCACCTGCAGCAGCAGCGGCATTGCCCATTCCTGAAACGCTGGAGGAAGCGTGGAAACACATCCTCGAAGCGGTTCACCAGAACTATCCTCTGTATGAGGAGTGGTTGTTGCACGGCGCCCTCTTGGAAGTCTCCGGTCAGACGGCCAAAATTGGCCTGCCGACTACCGAGTCCATGGCTCGCGAAAGCCTGCTGCGCCCCGCCAGCAAGGCCAAGGTGGAAGAGTGCATCACGAAGGTGCTGCAACGCCCCCTGAAGATGGAGGTCGTGCTCGACCCGAGCCTCAAGCCGCCACCGGCCACAGAGATGACCTTCGGCCTGAACTTCGGCGACTCCGCTCCCCCGCCCCCGAAGGAGGCCCCTGCAGCAGCCGCCCCTGCCCCTGAAACTCCCAAGGAACCCGAAGGCGTGGCCGCCGATCCCGAGTTTTACAACGATCCTCTGATCCAGGCCGCGATTGTGAAGTTCAAGGCGACGTTGGTGAAGTAA
- a CDS encoding multidrug efflux SMR transporter, whose amino-acid sequence MPWIILIVAALFEIGWAVGLKFTEGFTRLWPSVGVGVALVASVVLLGWAAKSLPIGTAYAVWTGLGAAGTIVCGIFFLGEPLTVSRMVCIGFILAGVIGLKVVE is encoded by the coding sequence ATGCCTTGGATTATCTTGATCGTTGCCGCGTTGTTTGAAATCGGGTGGGCCGTGGGCCTGAAGTTTACTGAGGGCTTCACCCGTCTATGGCCTTCGGTCGGCGTGGGTGTGGCGCTGGTAGCCAGCGTGGTGCTGCTGGGGTGGGCCGCGAAGTCATTGCCCATTGGCACCGCTTATGCCGTGTGGACCGGGCTCGGTGCCGCGGGCACCATTGTGTGCGGGATCTTCTTTTTGGGAGAGCCTCTCACGGTGAGCCGCATGGTGTGCATCGGCTTCATCCTGGCAGGCGTGATCGGGCTGAAAGTGGTGGAGTAG
- a CDS encoding AMP-binding protein — MAVSPHTMRIELPGSTAGLRERQWEKLKRLLIKVGTTENFNSQRLQQHGVDPYSITSLDDFIRRVPFTTKADLLQDRLLYPPFGSNFTEPVERYTRFCQTSGTLTGAPMAVLDTPASWEAMLSCWRQVYRAAGVHAGDRVFFAFSFGPFLGFWTAFEAAARDCLVIPGGGQSTNARLEMMARYKATVLCCTPTYALRLGENIGAPSGVHLDQLNVRRIIVAGEPGGSIPVVRDRLNELWGGVKIFDHHGLSEIGPVSYEDQNQPSSLCVIEDSYFAEVLDPNTGEPVQEGEEGELVLTTLDRTACPLIRYCTGDWVSPHHVDDKLYLEGGVLGRVDDMAVIRGVNIYPSALENVIRRFPEIAEFQVEQRKVEAMDEIELIVELAPGSDDAVVHKLQERLRDTFTLRIPVRLAAQGSLPRFDFKSRRWRRVQ; from the coding sequence ATGGCCGTCTCCCCGCACACCATGCGCATCGAGCTCCCCGGCAGCACTGCCGGGCTTCGTGAGCGGCAATGGGAGAAATTGAAACGCCTGCTCATCAAGGTAGGCACCACGGAGAACTTCAATTCGCAGCGCCTGCAGCAGCACGGCGTGGACCCGTACAGCATCACCAGCCTGGATGACTTCATCCGGCGCGTGCCTTTCACCACGAAGGCGGACCTCTTGCAGGATCGCCTGCTGTACCCACCCTTCGGCTCGAACTTCACGGAGCCCGTCGAGCGTTATACCCGATTCTGCCAGACGAGTGGCACACTCACCGGCGCGCCTATGGCAGTACTGGATACACCCGCGAGCTGGGAGGCCATGCTCTCCTGCTGGCGTCAGGTCTATCGTGCGGCGGGCGTGCACGCGGGGGATCGGGTGTTCTTCGCTTTCAGCTTCGGTCCTTTCCTCGGCTTCTGGACCGCGTTCGAAGCAGCGGCCCGCGACTGCCTGGTCATCCCCGGCGGCGGACAGTCCACCAATGCGCGACTGGAGATGATGGCCCGCTACAAGGCCACCGTGCTCTGCTGCACACCGACCTATGCCTTGCGGCTCGGGGAGAACATCGGCGCGCCCAGCGGCGTGCATCTCGATCAGCTCAACGTCCGCCGCATCATCGTGGCCGGCGAACCCGGTGGCAGCATCCCGGTGGTGCGGGATCGTCTCAATGAACTCTGGGGTGGCGTGAAAATCTTCGACCACCACGGCCTGTCTGAGATCGGCCCGGTGAGCTATGAAGACCAGAACCAGCCCTCCAGCCTCTGCGTGATTGAGGATTCCTATTTCGCCGAGGTGCTGGATCCGAACACGGGTGAACCCGTGCAGGAAGGGGAGGAGGGCGAACTCGTCCTCACCACGCTGGATCGCACGGCGTGCCCGCTCATCCGCTACTGCACCGGTGATTGGGTCTCGCCTCATCACGTGGATGACAAGCTCTACCTCGAAGGCGGCGTGCTCGGTCGTGTGGATGATATGGCCGTGATCCGAGGCGTGAATATCTACCCCAGCGCGCTGGAGAATGTCATCCGCCGCTTCCCGGAGATCGCCGAGTTCCAGGTGGAGCAGCGCAAGGTGGAGGCCATGGATGAGATTGAGCTCATCGTGGAGCTCGCTCCCGGCTCTGACGATGCCGTGGTGCACAAGCTGCAGGAGCGCCTGCGGGACACCTTCACCCTCCGCATCCCCGTGCGCCTTGCCGCGCAGGGTTCACTGCCCCGGTTCGACTTCAAGTCGCGGCGGTGGCGGCGGGTGCAGTGA
- a CDS encoding NAD(P)/FAD-dependent oxidoreductase translates to MASLAGMGARVGSGAVRPGLRVIVIGAGVSGLAAAKLLQEAGAKVTVLEARKRIGGRVHTDRATFGVPVEIGAQYVQGTKNSDGEMNPVWEMAKRHRWASVPFSSDAVQAVRKGEDVDAEELSERMEAFTEVIEEAEDEIELKHSVQDAMDRYVAEESLTPRQAAELRAMVASEVGLEYGGDINQIAIQSIGDEEGFSGGNHILTGGYDQVPALLATGLLDVRLGAVVTEIDHREEVCTVTTKGGDVYHAEHVLCTLPLGVLQSQSVRFSPALPPAKSQAIARMGMGCLGKVFLEFPKRFWPEDTNWFLSLKSSAPWGVAFSSLSRVIPDRHILLMWHSGALAREREAMSDEAVAQIALEELRTATGEPVPAPLKAKITRWGTDPFSRGAYFFPKVNSPMSDVAELAKPVGSRLFFAGEATNKGLFGTVPGAILSGRREAERILKIAAG, encoded by the coding sequence ATGGCGTCCCTGGCTGGTATGGGCGCGCGTGTGGGGAGTGGCGCCGTGCGACCGGGGCTGCGCGTCATTGTTATCGGCGCGGGCGTGTCAGGCCTGGCGGCAGCGAAGCTGCTTCAAGAAGCAGGAGCAAAGGTCACGGTGCTGGAGGCCCGCAAGCGAATCGGAGGCAGGGTGCATACGGACCGCGCCACCTTCGGCGTGCCGGTGGAAATCGGCGCACAGTATGTGCAGGGCACGAAGAACAGCGACGGAGAGATGAATCCAGTCTGGGAGATGGCGAAGAGGCATCGCTGGGCGAGCGTGCCATTTTCCTCGGACGCGGTCCAGGCGGTGCGCAAGGGTGAAGACGTGGACGCGGAAGAGCTCTCGGAACGCATGGAGGCATTCACGGAAGTGATCGAGGAGGCGGAAGATGAGATCGAACTGAAGCACTCGGTTCAGGACGCCATGGACCGTTATGTAGCGGAGGAATCACTGACGCCCCGACAGGCAGCAGAGCTGCGCGCCATGGTAGCCTCCGAGGTGGGTTTGGAATACGGGGGCGATATCAATCAGATAGCGATCCAGAGCATCGGCGACGAGGAGGGTTTTTCGGGTGGGAACCACATTCTGACCGGAGGCTATGATCAGGTGCCAGCCCTGCTCGCCACCGGGCTGCTCGATGTGCGACTTGGAGCGGTGGTAACGGAGATCGATCACAGGGAGGAAGTATGCACCGTGACCACCAAGGGCGGGGACGTCTACCACGCGGAGCACGTGCTGTGCACGCTGCCGCTGGGAGTACTCCAGTCGCAGAGCGTGCGCTTCTCCCCTGCTCTGCCACCTGCGAAGAGCCAGGCGATTGCCCGGATGGGCATGGGGTGCCTGGGGAAGGTATTCCTGGAATTTCCCAAAAGGTTCTGGCCGGAAGATACCAACTGGTTCCTGAGTTTGAAGTCCTCCGCGCCTTGGGGCGTGGCGTTCTCCAGTCTCTCACGCGTGATCCCAGACCGGCATATTCTTCTTATGTGGCACAGCGGGGCCCTGGCACGAGAACGCGAAGCGATGTCTGACGAGGCGGTGGCTCAGATCGCACTTGAGGAGTTGCGCACCGCCACGGGAGAACCAGTGCCTGCTCCCTTGAAGGCGAAGATCACTCGCTGGGGAACAGACCCGTTCAGCCGTGGCGCCTACTTCTTTCCCAAGGTGAATTCTCCCATGAGCGATGTCGCAGAGCTGGCCAAGCCAGTGGGCAGCCGCTTGTTTTTCGCAGGAGAAGCGACGAACAAGGGGCTCTTCGGCACCGTGCCCGGGGCCATCCTGAGCGGAAGGCGTGAAGCGGAAAGAATACTCAAGATAGCGGCGGGTTGA
- a CDS encoding beta-ketoacyl-ACP synthase III, producing the protein MSKPCQCSIIGTGSYMPTKVLTNDDLSKMVETSDEWITTRTGIKERRIAAEDETTSDMATAAARQALEAAGVKPEELDLIVVATVTPDMFFPSTACLVQAKLGAKNAIGFDISAACSGFLYALQAARHFLNGGPRMTALVIGAEKLSSLINWKDRNTCVLFGDGAGAVVVRRDDRKSAPGRVLSTVMGSDGTLADLLKVPGGGSACPITAENVALRPNTIYMEGRETFKHAVTRMYQASLDALEQAGVKAEDVKLVIPHQANARIISAIAERLNVPPERTFINVDKYGNTSAATIPVALDEAQRAGRLQSGDILLLVAFGGGFTWASSVVAW; encoded by the coding sequence ATGTCTAAGCCCTGCCAATGCAGCATCATCGGGACCGGCAGTTATATGCCTACGAAGGTCCTCACGAATGACGACCTCTCCAAGATGGTGGAGACGTCTGACGAGTGGATCACCACCCGCACCGGCATCAAGGAGCGCCGCATTGCTGCTGAGGACGAAACCACCAGCGACATGGCCACCGCCGCGGCAAGGCAGGCTCTGGAAGCCGCGGGTGTGAAGCCCGAGGAACTCGATCTCATCGTCGTGGCCACGGTCACTCCAGACATGTTCTTCCCCTCCACGGCCTGTCTGGTGCAAGCCAAGTTGGGTGCGAAGAATGCCATCGGCTTTGACATCAGCGCAGCGTGCTCCGGTTTCCTCTACGCTCTCCAAGCCGCACGTCACTTTCTGAACGGCGGCCCGCGCATGACGGCGCTCGTCATCGGTGCGGAGAAACTCAGCAGTCTGATCAACTGGAAGGATCGCAACACCTGCGTGCTCTTCGGCGATGGCGCTGGTGCCGTGGTGGTGCGCCGCGACGATCGCAAGAGCGCTCCCGGACGCGTGCTCTCCACCGTGATGGGCAGCGACGGCACGCTGGCGGATCTTCTCAAGGTGCCCGGCGGCGGCTCTGCCTGCCCCATCACTGCTGAGAATGTGGCCCTGCGCCCGAATACGATTTACATGGAAGGTCGCGAAACCTTCAAGCACGCCGTGACCCGCATGTATCAGGCCAGCCTCGATGCCCTCGAGCAGGCCGGTGTGAAAGCGGAGGATGTGAAGCTCGTGATTCCCCATCAGGCGAACGCGCGCATCATCTCCGCCATCGCCGAGCGTCTCAATGTCCCGCCGGAGCGCACCTTCATCAACGTGGACAAATACGGCAACACCAGCGCCGCGACCATTCCCGTGGCGCTCGATGAAGCCCAGCGCGCCGGCCGCCTGCAGAGTGGAGACATCCTCCTCCTCGTCGCCTTCGGCGGCGGCTTCACCTGGGCCAGCTCCGTGGTGGCATGGTGA
- a CDS encoding YbaB/EbfC family nucleoid-associated protein: MNIQKMLKQMQRMQTDMAQTQQELAGKTVEGAAGGGRVKATANGAQEITSITIAKEVVDPEDVEMLQDLVLTAVQQALSKSKELAAGEMGKITQGMGLPPGMGF, translated from the coding sequence ATGAATATCCAGAAAATGCTCAAACAGATGCAGCGCATGCAGACCGACATGGCGCAGACGCAGCAGGAACTCGCCGGCAAGACGGTTGAAGGCGCTGCCGGAGGCGGCCGCGTGAAAGCCACGGCGAATGGCGCACAGGAAATCACTTCCATCACCATCGCGAAGGAAGTGGTGGATCCGGAAGATGTGGAGATGCTGCAGGACCTGGTGCTCACCGCCGTGCAGCAGGCGCTGAGCAAGAGCAAGGAACTCGCCGCCGGTGAAATGGGCAAGATCACCCAGGGCATGGGATTGCCTCCAGGGATGGGTTTCTAG
- the plsX gene encoding phosphate acyltransferase PlsX, producing the protein MKIVLDAMGGDIAPKNPIGGLKLALDTLADVEKFYLTGPKDTLEAELDAQQVGQRERIEIVNATQVVDMHDSGLDAVRKKKNSSITVAVDLVKQGAAQAVVSAGHTGASVTAGTLMLGRLEGVDFPGIASPMPNEHGVCYILDAGANPDATARHLVQYAIMGSTYAQYVHGRSSPVVGLMNVGEEDSKGNLLVKEAFALLKKAPVNFKGNVEGHDIFDTELDVIVCDGFTGNVVLKSCEATAKAMFTWLKREIESSVVRKMGAFIARDAFRAVKKRGSYESYGGSPLLGVKGVVIIGHGSSSPVAIMNALRVGMEAVTHEVNPHIQTAITSHVFAHV; encoded by the coding sequence ATGAAGATCGTCCTCGATGCGATGGGCGGCGACATAGCGCCCAAGAATCCCATTGGAGGCCTGAAGCTGGCCCTGGATACGCTGGCGGACGTGGAGAAGTTCTACCTCACTGGCCCGAAGGACACCCTTGAAGCCGAACTGGATGCCCAACAGGTGGGCCAGCGCGAGCGCATTGAAATCGTCAATGCCACCCAGGTGGTGGACATGCACGACTCCGGTCTGGATGCGGTGCGCAAGAAGAAGAATTCCTCCATCACCGTCGCTGTCGACTTGGTGAAACAGGGCGCCGCGCAGGCCGTGGTGAGCGCAGGCCACACGGGTGCATCCGTCACCGCCGGTACCCTCATGCTGGGCCGATTGGAAGGCGTGGACTTTCCCGGCATTGCGAGCCCCATGCCGAATGAGCACGGCGTCTGCTACATTCTGGATGCCGGAGCGAATCCGGACGCCACTGCCCGCCACCTCGTGCAATACGCCATCATGGGCTCTACCTATGCCCAGTACGTGCACGGCAGGTCATCCCCCGTGGTGGGTCTCATGAATGTTGGTGAGGAGGATTCCAAGGGGAATCTCCTCGTGAAAGAGGCCTTTGCCCTGCTGAAGAAGGCACCGGTGAACTTCAAGGGCAACGTCGAAGGGCACGACATCTTCGACACCGAACTGGACGTCATCGTGTGTGACGGCTTCACCGGCAACGTCGTGCTGAAGAGCTGCGAAGCCACCGCGAAGGCCATGTTCACCTGGCTGAAGCGTGAGATTGAATCCTCCGTTGTCCGCAAAATGGGCGCCTTCATTGCCAGGGACGCCTTCCGTGCTGTAAAAAAGCGCGGCAGCTACGAATCCTACGGTGGCAGTCCCCTTCTCGGTGTGAAGGGCGTAGTCATCATCGGGCATGGCAGCAGCTCGCCCGTGGCCATCATGAACGCACTCCGTGTGGGCATGGAGGCCGTGACGCACGAGGTCAATCCGCACATCCAGACCGCCATTACTTCCCACGTTTTCGCACATGTCTAA